In the Flavobacterium sp. J372 genome, one interval contains:
- a CDS encoding DNA translocase FtsK, with translation MAKTKKEAKPAEGQKPKKKFAFTRQHKVLLGVLFFLFAVAMLLSFISYFLHGDFDQSGLDSFSSRDEKVGNWLGKFGASLADVFLYKGFGVASFILIRFFFLTGAHLVLDLPLRKMKRVLFWDLFLIIIVSIAFGFFNQYLPELGGVIGYEMNLFMQDYLGKTGTALVLVFALFIYLIFKVKISPDALKAFFERRQEEREREREEREAMADAVPSPVAQAMAADPEYFAEDPALTEEDDEEFDEPVLKPMPQPEPIHTPSQFEINREALKPTISNHSEIQLDTQPKPVVQQPVAVHHEPEIITTDDESFVIEKSPEEDVVEENLAAKLVKDFGEFDPTLELSNYQMPTIDLLKDYSSGGITINQEELEENKNRIVETLRNYKIDIAQIKATVGPTVTLYEIVPEAGIRISKIKSLEDDIALSLSALGIRIIAPIPGKGTIGIEVPNKNPTMVSMKTVIASPKFQTAEMELPIALGKTISNETFVVDLAKMPHMLMAGATGQGKSVGLNAVLTSLLYKKHPAEVKFVLVDPKKVELTLFNKIERHYLAKLPDGGDAIITDNTKVINTLNSLCVEMDNRYNLLKDAMVRNIKEYNEKFKQRRLNPENGHRFLPYIVLVVDEFADLIMTAGKEVETPIARLAQLARAIGIHLIIATQRPSVNVITGIIKANFPARIAFRVTSKIDSRTILDSQGADQLIGRGDMLYTQGNDLTRVQCAFVDTPEVEKITEFIGSQKGYPDAYLLPEFFGEESGINLDMDISERDSMFREAAEVIVSAQQGSASLLQRKLKLGYNRAGRLIDQLEAAGIVGPFEGSKARNVLIQDLTSLEQFFRNEENNF, from the coding sequence ATGGCTAAAACCAAAAAAGAGGCGAAACCTGCTGAGGGCCAAAAGCCTAAAAAGAAATTTGCGTTTACACGCCAGCATAAGGTGTTGCTTGGCGTATTGTTTTTCTTATTTGCAGTGGCTATGCTGCTGTCTTTCATATCGTATTTCCTTCACGGTGATTTTGACCAGAGCGGGCTGGATTCTTTCAGCTCCCGCGATGAAAAAGTAGGCAACTGGCTGGGTAAGTTCGGGGCATCGCTTGCCGATGTATTTCTCTATAAGGGCTTTGGGGTGGCATCGTTCATACTTATCCGCTTTTTCTTTTTGACAGGCGCCCATTTGGTGCTCGACCTTCCGCTCAGGAAAATGAAACGTGTACTTTTCTGGGATTTATTCCTTATCATCATCGTATCAATAGCCTTCGGCTTCTTCAACCAGTACCTGCCTGAATTGGGCGGTGTTATAGGTTATGAGATGAACCTCTTTATGCAGGATTACCTGGGCAAGACAGGTACGGCGCTTGTGCTTGTATTCGCGTTGTTCATTTACCTCATATTTAAAGTAAAGATTTCACCTGATGCCCTTAAAGCATTTTTTGAGCGCAGGCAGGAAGAACGTGAAAGAGAAAGGGAAGAACGCGAGGCGATGGCTGATGCAGTTCCTTCACCGGTGGCACAGGCAATGGCTGCCGACCCTGAATATTTTGCTGAAGATCCGGCGCTTACTGAAGAGGACGACGAGGAATTTGACGAGCCTGTACTGAAGCCAATGCCACAACCTGAACCGATACACACACCTTCACAATTTGAAATAAACCGTGAAGCGCTGAAGCCTACGATAAGTAACCATTCTGAAATACAGCTTGACACACAACCGAAACCTGTTGTGCAGCAGCCGGTTGCGGTACACCATGAACCGGAAATAATTACCACTGATGATGAAAGTTTTGTAATTGAAAAATCTCCGGAAGAAGATGTGGTTGAAGAGAACCTTGCAGCAAAGCTTGTAAAAGACTTCGGGGAGTTTGACCCAACGCTTGAACTTTCTAATTACCAAATGCCAACTATCGACCTGCTTAAAGACTACTCAAGCGGCGGCATCACCATCAACCAGGAAGAGCTTGAAGAGAACAAGAACCGTATTGTTGAGACGCTTCGTAACTACAAAATAGACATTGCGCAGATAAAGGCAACGGTTGGGCCAACGGTTACTTTGTACGAAATCGTTCCGGAAGCCGGCATCCGAATTTCGAAAATAAAGAGCCTTGAAGATGATATTGCGCTGTCACTTTCGGCGCTGGGTATACGTATTATAGCGCCAATCCCCGGCAAAGGTACAATAGGTATTGAGGTGCCGAATAAGAACCCTACGATGGTTTCGATGAAGACTGTAATTGCCTCACCGAAATTCCAGACCGCCGAGATGGAACTGCCTATTGCTTTAGGCAAGACCATATCAAACGAAACTTTCGTTGTCGACCTTGCCAAAATGCCGCACATGCTTATGGCAGGCGCCACAGGCCAGGGTAAATCGGTAGGGCTTAATGCTGTACTTACATCATTATTGTATAAAAAGCACCCCGCTGAGGTTAAGTTTGTGTTGGTTGACCCGAAGAAGGTGGAACTTACGCTTTTCAATAAGATTGAGCGCCATTACCTTGCAAAACTTCCTGATGGGGGAGATGCTATTATTACCGATAATACCAAGGTTATCAATACGCTTAACTCGCTTTGCGTAGAGATGGATAACCGTTACAACCTCCTTAAAGATGCCATGGTGCGTAATATTAAGGAGTATAACGAAAAATTCAAACAGCGCAGGCTAAACCCGGAAAACGGGCACCGTTTCCTGCCGTATATTGTGCTTGTTGTCGATGAGTTTGCTGACTTAATCATGACCGCAGGTAAAGAAGTTGAAACACCAATTGCAAGGCTTGCACAGCTTGCGCGGGCTATTGGCATCCATTTGATTATTGCAACCCAAAGGCCATCGGTAAACGTGATTACCGGTATTATCAAAGCTAACTTCCCGGCAAGGATTGCGTTCCGCGTAACATCAAAAATTGACTCCCGCACTATCTTAGACAGCCAGGGTGCCGACCAGCTTATAGGCCGCGGGGATATGTTATACACCCAGGGCAATGACCTTACCCGTGTGCAATGCGCTTTTGTTGATACACCTGAAGTTGAAAAGATAACTGAATTCATCGGTTCGCAGAAAGGCTACCCTGATGCCTATCTGCTTCCGGAATTCTTCGGAGAGGAAAGTGGCATTAATCTTGATATGGATATCTCCGAAAGAGATTCAATGTTCCGCGAAGCAGCCGAAGTTATCGTAAGCGCCCAACAGGGCTCGGCATCATTGCTGCAGCGTAAGCTTAAGCTTGGCTATAACCGCGCAGGCCGCCTTATCGACCAGTTGGAAGCCGCCGGTATTGTTGGCCCGTTTGAAGGCAGCAAAGCCCGTAACGTGCTGATTCAGGACCTGACTTCTCTTGAGCAATTTTTCAGGAACGAAGAAAACAATTTTTAG
- a CDS encoding diacylglycerol kinase family protein, with protein MKDQRFVAGRMKSVVYAFRGAYKLVTTEHSVMVQFCLAIAVTLAGFYFDITATEWMLQTLAIGLVLGVEGVNTALEKICDFIHPEYHERIGFIKDISAGAVTFAALAALITGIIIYSPKILAMFP; from the coding sequence ATGAAAGACCAGAGGTTTGTTGCCGGGCGCATGAAAAGCGTGGTATATGCTTTTCGCGGGGCGTATAAGCTTGTAACTACAGAGCACAGCGTTATGGTACAGTTTTGCCTTGCGATAGCTGTTACACTTGCCGGCTTTTACTTTGATATCACCGCTACTGAATGGATGCTGCAAACGCTTGCCATTGGCCTCGTGCTGGGTGTCGAGGGCGTTAATACCGCTCTTGAGAAAATTTGCGATTTCATCCACCCGGAATATCATGAGCGCATCGGCTTTATAAAAGACATATCGGCGGGGGCGGTTACATTTGCCGCCCTGGCTGCCCTTATTACGGGCATCATCATATATTCCCCAAAAATTTTAGCAATGTTTCCCTGA
- the tpx gene encoding thiol peroxidase: MADITLGGNAIKTSGTLPANGAAAPDFKLTATDLSTASLSDFKGSNLVLNIFPSVDTGTCAASVRKFNEKASGLENTKVLCISRDLPFAQKRFCGAEGLDNVISLSDFKDGSFGQQYGLTIENGPLAGLHSRAVVVIDADGKVKYTQQVAEIADEPDYEAALAALNS; encoded by the coding sequence ATGGCTGATATAACGCTTGGCGGAAACGCAATAAAAACATCCGGCACATTGCCTGCAAATGGTGCTGCTGCACCTGATTTTAAACTTACAGCTACCGACCTTTCAACGGCATCTTTGTCAGATTTTAAAGGGTCAAACCTGGTGCTTAATATTTTCCCGAGTGTAGATACCGGTACGTGCGCGGCTTCTGTACGTAAGTTTAACGAAAAGGCATCAGGTCTGGAAAATACAAAGGTACTGTGCATTTCACGCGACCTTCCTTTTGCACAAAAGCGTTTTTGCGGCGCAGAAGGCCTTGATAATGTTATATCACTATCAGACTTTAAAGATGGCTCTTTCGGCCAACAATACGGTTTAACTATTGAAAATGGCCCATTAGCCGGGTTACACTCTCGTGCTGTAGTGGTTATTGATGCAGATGGTAAAGTAAAATATACACAACAGGTGGCAGAAATTGCCGATGAACCTGATTATGAAGCTGCCCTTGCGGCACTGAATTCATAA
- a CDS encoding heavy-metal-associated domain-containing protein: MTHTYKISGMTCDGCVAKVSHLLNQVPGVTAVDVHLDKGEADITMEKHISTSTLHAALKDYPKYQLTEANDHQEKRNVFAEAPEPERSWMQTYKPILLIFGYITVVSLIGSYTNGIIDAMAAMRIFMSGFFLTFSLFKMLDLKAFANSYAMYDVVAKKLPAWGYIYAFIELGLGLAYAADFEILSTNIVTAVVMSVSLIGVLQSVLNKKKIQCACLGAVFNLPMSTVTIIEDALMIVMSLAMIAMYL; this comes from the coding sequence ATGACACATACCTATAAAATTTCAGGGATGACATGTGACGGTTGCGTGGCTAAAGTTTCGCACCTTCTTAACCAGGTGCCGGGCGTAACCGCTGTTGATGTACATCTTGACAAAGGAGAGGCTGATATCACCATGGAGAAGCATATCAGCACGTCCACACTGCACGCTGCCCTTAAAGATTATCCTAAATATCAACTTACAGAAGCAAACGACCATCAAGAGAAAAGAAATGTATTTGCCGAAGCGCCGGAGCCTGAGCGTAGCTGGATGCAGACTTATAAGCCTATCCTGCTAATATTCGGTTACATCACAGTGGTATCACTTATTGGGTCATATACAAATGGAATAATAGATGCTATGGCTGCGATGCGTATATTTATGAGTGGTTTCTTCCTTACGTTTTCATTATTCAAAATGCTGGACCTGAAGGCCTTCGCCAACAGTTATGCCATGTATGATGTTGTAGCGAAAAAACTGCCTGCCTGGGGCTATATCTATGCTTTTATTGAGCTAGGCCTGGGGCTTGCCTATGCAGCAGATTTTGAAATATTGTCAACCAATATTGTAACGGCAGTAGTAATGTCGGTAAGCCTTATTGGTGTTTTGCAGAGCGTACTCAACAAAAAGAAGATACAATGTGCCTGCCTTGGTGCAGTCTTCAACCTGCCTATGAGCACTGTAACTATTATAGAAGATGCGCTTATGATTGTAATGAGCCTGGCCATGATTGCCATGTACCTGTAA
- a CDS encoding AraC family transcriptional regulator: protein MQKLAMPFKDVKMGEVVLHEEISPDIMPLFESELHKIGFEVITDPKAQLLEQVRILVREYVDDENEKKVNLSLFLSEKLGYDYTYLSNLFSAETGATIEKYYIAQRIEKAKELLRHRDSSVSNVAARLGYSSGAYLSAQFKKLTGITPGEYKTSLTAKRANL, encoded by the coding sequence ATGCAGAAGCTTGCAATGCCTTTTAAAGACGTAAAAATGGGAGAGGTAGTTCTGCATGAGGAAATTTCCCCGGACATTATGCCTCTGTTTGAATCTGAACTTCATAAAATAGGTTTTGAAGTCATTACTGACCCTAAAGCTCAATTACTGGAACAGGTTAGGATACTGGTGCGCGAATATGTTGACGATGAGAATGAGAAGAAAGTAAATCTGTCGCTATTTCTATCAGAAAAACTTGGCTATGACTATACATATCTAAGCAACCTATTCAGCGCAGAGACAGGCGCTACCATCGAGAAATACTACATAGCCCAACGCATAGAGAAAGCTAAAGAGTTGCTTAGGCATAGAGATTCTTCCGTATCTAATGTTGCCGCCAGGCTTGGTTACAGCAGCGGCGCTTATCTTTCGGCACAGTTCAAAAAGCTTACAGGGATCACTCCCGGCGAATACAAAACTTCGCTAACGGCAAAACGCGCCAACCTGTAA
- a CDS encoding SRPBCC domain-containing protein, giving the protein MDSLKIKTSIQIAKPASEVFEAIVNPEQMSNYFISHGSGRMEEGANLIWHFPEFDGDAPVRVGKVIKDELVSYYWDIAGREMHVEMNLEAKGNSTVVIVTEGTMPNDEEGIKWLAGNTEGWANFLACLKAWLEYKINLRKGAFDYRF; this is encoded by the coding sequence ATGGATTCACTTAAAATCAAAACAAGCATACAGATAGCTAAACCTGCAAGCGAGGTTTTTGAAGCTATAGTAAACCCTGAGCAGATGTCTAACTATTTCATATCGCACGGCAGCGGCAGGATGGAAGAAGGGGCAAACCTGATATGGCACTTTCCTGAGTTTGACGGCGATGCACCTGTACGTGTCGGAAAAGTTATAAAAGATGAACTTGTGTCTTATTATTGGGATATTGCCGGCCGGGAAATGCATGTAGAAATGAATCTTGAGGCCAAAGGAAACAGCACCGTAGTTATTGTGACAGAAGGCACTATGCCTAATGATGAAGAAGGTATAAAATGGCTGGCAGGCAATACCGAAGGATGGGCCAACTTCCTGGCATGTCTTAAAGCCTGGCTGGAGTATAAAATCAATTTGCGCAAAGGAGCATTTGATTATAGGTTTTAA
- a CDS encoding pseudouridine synthase, whose amino-acid sequence MHHHYKIYKPYGYLSQFTYNLKRNKKLLGELYNFPEGTMAIGRLDEDSEGLLLLTTDGMMSEIVRSKKVEKEYYVLVDGIITHEEAVQLERGVEIGFKGTRYVTKPCTAKLIDNPELPYRKVRDERHGPTSWISITVTEGKFRQVRKMTAAVGFPTLRLVRVRIGNIHLGGMQPGNVIELETVSV is encoded by the coding sequence ATGCACCACCACTACAAAATATATAAGCCTTATGGCTACCTGAGCCAGTTTACCTATAACCTGAAACGCAACAAAAAGCTGCTGGGTGAACTCTATAACTTTCCTGAAGGCACCATGGCTATAGGCCGGCTTGATGAAGACAGCGAAGGGCTGTTGCTCCTGACAACCGACGGGATGATGAGTGAGATTGTACGCAGCAAAAAGGTTGAAAAAGAATATTACGTACTGGTTGACGGCATTATCACCCATGAAGAGGCAGTACAGCTTGAACGCGGCGTGGAAATCGGTTTTAAAGGCACACGCTATGTTACAAAGCCATGCACGGCAAAATTGATTGACAATCCTGAACTGCCTTACCGAAAGGTGCGTGATGAGCGGCATGGCCCTACTTCATGGATTAGTATTACCGTCACCGAAGGCAAATTCAGGCAGGTGCGAAAAATGACTGCAGCGGTCGGCTTCCCTACGCTTAGGCTGGTAAGGGTAAGAATCGGGAACATTCATCTGGGAGGAATGCAGCCAGGTAATGTTATTGAACTTGAAACTGTTTCGGTTTGA
- a CDS encoding transporter, translating into MKNYFLYTIFFFYTAVSAQEDVITTDRPDQTETADIVPKGHFQAEIGFVHQRESEDSEEFSLPSTLWKYGVNNIFEIRVITEYAYNKETDSIARGFKPVIAGVKMNLWHENGILPETSIIMQVEIPKLASKDFKAQYLAPDIRLLFQNTVNDKIDIGYNAGAIWDSETGRPTYEYTISPNIKVSDKMKVFFESFAYLLPHERPDHWIDAGLMFLLTKNIQLDVAGGYELSAHNHYHGYYETIGLSLRI; encoded by the coding sequence ATGAAAAACTATTTCCTTTATACCATCTTCTTTTTTTATACAGCAGTTTCTGCGCAGGAAGATGTAATTACAACTGACAGGCCTGACCAGACAGAAACTGCTGATATTGTTCCTAAAGGACATTTTCAGGCTGAAATCGGTTTTGTACATCAACGCGAATCAGAGGATAGCGAAGAATTTAGCCTGCCTTCTACCTTATGGAAATATGGTGTGAACAATATATTTGAAATAAGGGTCATAACTGAGTATGCATATAATAAGGAGACCGACAGCATTGCCCGTGGTTTTAAGCCTGTCATTGCGGGAGTAAAAATGAACTTATGGCATGAAAACGGGATTCTGCCTGAGACTTCAATAATCATGCAGGTAGAAATCCCTAAACTGGCCTCAAAAGATTTCAAAGCACAATACCTCGCTCCTGATATACGGTTGCTGTTTCAAAACACTGTAAACGACAAAATTGACATTGGTTATAACGCAGGCGCAATCTGGGATAGTGAAACAGGCAGGCCAACCTATGAATATACCATATCACCAAATATAAAGGTCAGTGACAAAATGAAAGTGTTCTTTGAGAGTTTCGCCTACCTCTTGCCGCATGAACGGCCAGATCACTGGATTGATGCAGGATTAATGTTTCTACTGACTAAGAATATCCAGCTTGATGTAGCTGGCGGCTATGAGCTGTCGGCACACAATCATTATCACGGATACTACGAGACAATAGGCTTATCATTGCGTATATAA